A genomic window from Winogradskyella sp. J14-2 includes:
- a CDS encoding lysoplasmalogenase, whose protein sequence is MKLTNTEKQFSILYSIIVLFEIITGSTRTLEIVHYIAKPAIVFSLMFLFIKTSGSISKSIKRITLLALGFSVLGDILLMFVDQSPHFFTIGLVAFLLAHVMYILVFLKHRNNQKPIIGFVILLLAYASGLFYLLKDGLGEMLIPVIVYMVVILSMATTAFMRKGKVNNLSYNLVFVGAIFFMISDSILALNKFYEPLPFSNISIMLIYALAQFFIVIGILKLKRS, encoded by the coding sequence ATGAAACTAACCAACACTGAGAAACAATTTAGTATTCTATACTCCATAATTGTACTTTTTGAAATTATAACAGGAAGTACAAGAACCTTAGAAATAGTACATTATATAGCTAAACCTGCTATAGTCTTCAGCTTAATGTTCCTATTTATCAAAACGTCTGGAAGCATTTCAAAATCTATAAAACGGATTACGCTTTTGGCATTAGGATTTTCGGTTTTGGGTGATATTCTATTAATGTTTGTAGATCAATCACCACACTTTTTTACCATTGGGCTAGTTGCTTTTTTGTTAGCACATGTAATGTACATCCTTGTATTTTTAAAACATAGAAATAACCAAAAGCCAATTATAGGCTTTGTGATACTGCTATTAGCTTATGCTTCAGGACTATTCTATTTGTTAAAAGATGGTTTGGGAGAAATGCTTATTCCTGTAATTGTCTATATGGTTGTAATTTTGAGCATGGCAACCACAGCATTTATGAGAAAAGGCAAGGTAAACAACCTCAGTTACAATCTGGTTTTTGTTGGTGCTATTTTCTTTATGATTTCTGATAGCATTTTAGCATTGAACAAATTCTATGAGCCACTACCCTTTTCTAACATAAGTATTATGCTAATTTATGCATTGGCGCAGTTTTTTATTGTGATAGGAATTTTAAAGTTGAAAAGGAGTTAA
- a CDS encoding RNA polymerase sigma factor, giving the protein MNKELEHSFVEQLQKHQNIVHKVCRLYTNNADAHNDLFQEITIQLWKAYPKFRGDSKFSTWMYRVGLNTAITLYRKSKRRIKTQEFDNVKFKIKAEEYDDTEEQQLKLMYEAVQQLNDIEKALVFLYLEDKDYREISETLGITEVNARVKMNRVKKKLRTILNP; this is encoded by the coding sequence TTGAACAAAGAGCTAGAACATAGTTTTGTAGAGCAGTTGCAAAAGCATCAAAACATTGTGCATAAGGTATGCCGTTTGTATACCAACAATGCTGATGCGCACAACGATTTGTTTCAGGAAATCACTATACAATTGTGGAAAGCCTATCCTAAGTTTAGAGGCGACTCAAAATTTAGTACATGGATGTACCGTGTGGGATTAAATACAGCGATTACGTTGTATAGAAAATCGAAACGGAGAATTAAAACACAAGAGTTTGATAACGTTAAGTTTAAGATAAAAGCTGAGGAGTACGACGATACAGAAGAACAACAATTAAAGTTAATGTATGAAGCCGTACAACAACTAAATGACATTGAAAAAGCCTTAGTTTTTTTATACTTAGAAGATAAAGATTACAGGGAAATAAGTGAAACCCTTGGTATAACCGAAGTTAATGCACGCGTAAAAATGAACCGTGTAAAAAAGAAATTAAGAACAATATTAAATCCGTAA
- a CDS encoding NAD(P)/FAD-dependent oxidoreductase yields MNIPESNLPRIVIVGGGFAGINLAKTLANKKLQVVLIDKHNYHTFQPLLYQVSSSGLEPDSIAYPLRKIIKKHKTSFFRLAEVNEIQPEQKNIKTSIGDLTFDYLVLATGTKTNFFGNNEIENNSMPMKTVPQALNIRSLILQNFEKAAIANTKEEREAYLNFVIVGGGPTGVELAGAIAELKNNILPRDYHDLNANDMHIHLLEGSTRVLPPMSKHASEKAEKFLKTLGVNVHCNTQVTDYDGLEVSTNTDLQLQSETLIWAAGVTGAPVNGLNASALVERANRYKVNEFNQVEGYDNIFAIGDIAQMTSEDYPKGHPQVAQPAIQQGILLGKNLLRLINNKPMKSFVYNDKGSMATIGRNKAVVDLKAFKFGGFFAWFIWMFVHLMSLVGFRNRVIVFFNWTYNYINFDKAARLIIRPFKR; encoded by the coding sequence ATGAATATACCTGAGTCTAATTTACCAAGAATTGTCATTGTTGGTGGTGGTTTTGCTGGCATAAATTTAGCAAAAACCTTAGCGAATAAAAAGTTACAGGTTGTGCTTATAGATAAGCATAACTATCATACATTTCAACCACTTTTATATCAAGTGTCTAGTTCTGGATTGGAGCCAGACTCTATAGCTTATCCTTTGAGGAAAATTATAAAAAAGCACAAGACCTCATTTTTTAGATTGGCTGAGGTAAATGAAATACAGCCAGAACAAAAAAATATTAAAACCAGTATTGGAGATTTAACTTTTGATTACTTAGTGTTGGCAACGGGAACAAAAACCAATTTTTTTGGAAACAACGAGATTGAAAACAACAGTATGCCAATGAAAACAGTGCCTCAGGCATTAAATATTAGAAGCTTAATTCTTCAAAATTTTGAAAAAGCTGCTATTGCAAATACTAAAGAAGAGCGTGAAGCCTATCTTAATTTTGTAATTGTAGGTGGCGGACCAACAGGTGTAGAACTGGCTGGTGCCATTGCAGAATTAAAGAATAATATTTTGCCAAGAGATTATCATGATCTTAATGCTAATGATATGCATATTCATTTGCTTGAAGGCTCAACAAGAGTATTACCTCCAATGAGTAAGCACGCTTCCGAAAAGGCAGAAAAGTTCTTAAAAACTTTAGGTGTCAACGTGCATTGCAATACGCAAGTTACAGATTATGATGGGTTAGAGGTATCGACAAACACAGATTTACAATTACAATCTGAAACTTTGATATGGGCAGCTGGTGTCACTGGTGCTCCAGTCAATGGTTTAAATGCTTCTGCTTTGGTAGAACGTGCCAACAGATACAAGGTTAACGAATTTAATCAAGTTGAAGGTTATGACAATATTTTTGCCATTGGAGATATAGCACAAATGACTTCTGAAGATTACCCTAAAGGCCATCCACAAGTAGCACAACCAGCTATACAGCAAGGCATTTTGTTAGGGAAAAATCTACTGAGATTAATTAATAATAAGCCAATGAAATCCTTTGTTTACAACGATAAAGGGTCCATGGCCACAATTGGTAGAAATAAAGCTGTTGTAGATTTAAAAGCCTTTAAATTTGGTGGTTTTTTCGCATGGTTCATTTGGATGTTTGTACATCTTATGTCTTTAGTAGGTTTTAGAAATAGAGTCATTGTATTCTTCAACTGGACGTATAACTACATTAATTTTGACAAAGCAGCAAGACTCATCATTAGACCGTTTAAGAGGTAG
- a CDS encoding lysophospholipid acyltransferase family protein produces MGLFKKNPFGHILWVKKWLIRILGLLTHRRFRGFNELQIEGSEIIKNLPDTNVLFISNHQTYFADVIAMFHVFNASLSGRLDNIKNVGYLWNPKLNMYYVAAKETMKSGLIPKIFAYTGSISIERTWRSKGQDVNRQVKMSDITNIKKALDDGWVVTFPQGTTTPFKPIRKGTAHIIKTYKPLVVPIVIDGFRRSFDKKGLRIKKKNIYQSFEIKQPLEIDYDNESIADIVEKIEYAIEQHPSFLKVIPQEELEEKERLNKELRDW; encoded by the coding sequence ATGGGATTATTCAAAAAAAATCCTTTTGGTCATATACTTTGGGTAAAAAAATGGTTAATCAGAATCTTAGGCCTTTTAACGCATAGACGTTTTAGAGGTTTTAACGAGTTACAGATTGAAGGTTCTGAAATTATAAAAAACTTACCAGATACCAATGTGCTATTTATATCTAACCATCAAACATACTTTGCAGATGTTATAGCTATGTTTCATGTGTTTAATGCCAGTCTTAGTGGACGATTAGATAATATTAAAAATGTTGGTTATTTATGGAATCCTAAGCTAAATATGTATTATGTTGCTGCTAAGGAAACTATGAAATCGGGACTTATACCTAAGATTTTTGCATACACTGGTTCTATAAGCATTGAAAGAACATGGAGATCTAAAGGGCAAGATGTAAATCGCCAAGTAAAGATGAGCGATATCACCAATATTAAAAAAGCGCTTGATGATGGTTGGGTGGTTACGTTTCCGCAAGGGACCACGACACCTTTTAAACCCATTAGAAAGGGTACAGCTCATATTATAAAAACATACAAACCTTTAGTTGTGCCTATTGTTATTGATGGTTTTAGACGCTCTTTTGATAAAAAGGGATTACGCATTAAGAAGAAGAATATCTATCAATCTTTTGAAATTAAACAACCTCTAGAAATAGATTATGACAACGAATCTATTGCAGATATCGTAGAAAAAATTGAATATGCTATTGAGCAGCATCCTTCGTTTCTAAAGGTAATTCCGCAAGAAGAATTAGAGGAAAAAGAGCGCTTAAACAAAGAGCTTAGGGATTGGTAG
- a CDS encoding NUDIX hydrolase, which translates to MHFNTFSKSVVKIKHLELFGEQSHAKMSPPYRLELAEHMKAKAKTAKTAGVMALFYPDLKAETNLVLILRKTYKGVHSNQVGFPGGKYEEGDDNLMVTALRETEEEVGVPMDTINVIKTISPLYIPPSNFMVHPYLGLLNATPKFVKQDDEVEDILQVRLQDFLDERNVITTNVPTSLNVRVDVPAFNLNGHIVWGATAMMLGEIKDLLKQVL; encoded by the coding sequence ATGCACTTTAATACGTTTTCTAAATCTGTAGTAAAAATAAAACATCTAGAGCTTTTTGGCGAACAATCGCATGCCAAAATGTCTCCACCTTACCGATTAGAATTGGCCGAGCATATGAAAGCGAAAGCCAAAACAGCTAAGACAGCAGGTGTAATGGCTTTGTTTTACCCAGATCTAAAAGCAGAGACTAATTTGGTGTTAATTCTTAGAAAAACATACAAAGGAGTACATTCTAACCAAGTTGGTTTTCCTGGTGGTAAGTATGAGGAAGGCGATGATAATTTAATGGTAACAGCACTGCGAGAAACAGAAGAAGAGGTTGGTGTGCCAATGGATACAATAAATGTAATTAAGACCATTTCTCCCTTGTACATTCCGCCTAGTAATTTTATGGTGCATCCTTATTTAGGGCTTTTGAATGCTACACCAAAATTCGTAAAACAAGATGACGAAGTAGAGGATATTCTCCAAGTACGGTTACAAGATTTTCTAGATGAACGTAACGTAATAACCACCAATGTACCCACCTCCTTAAACGTTAGGGTAGATGTACCAGCATTTAATTTAAACGGCCATATTGTTTGGGGAGCAACAGCTATGATGCTAGGTGAAATCAAAGACTTGTTAAAACAGGTTTTATAA